The following proteins are encoded in a genomic region of Candida albicans SC5314 chromosome 4, complete sequence:
- a CDS encoding putative RNA methyltransferase (Putative mitochondrial membrane protein; homozygous transposon insertion causes decreased colony wrinkling under filamentous growth-inducing conditions, but does not block true hyphal formation in liquid media), which translates to MLGQRMILRNTYRLTVPKSVILPICRTNYSTSSSSNNPFPLNDKERKQAKKQSQLPWYKRWTNYSNSEQFQNKTMPKVYICAFVVSLVPMYFYMRDRYHEDKQLKHINAKYAQDPSSLSEYEYLVLKSMNHSEKLRPLELKKYKIYQLMRKEFRRKNLFNQEMFNPTPQELNDWYQNQVKYESASKVVPILVDKIDSKDKINANPAIQNAEDTTAFYDSKAKEYDDAVKWEERGIFMGSKRKWLMSQAKGDVLEVSCGTGRNIPYLYLQQIKSLTFIDSARNMVEVTKEKFKKAFPEFKKVAFAVGKAEDLSNIAQDVKYDTIVEAFGLCCHEDPVKALQNMAKLLKPGGRIVLLEHGRSNWGFINNHLDFRSEKRMETWKCRWNLDIGELIDEAGLDITKEKRAHFSTTWMVVVKKPEDPINPDEKPFLDKLFGRESRKVQKS; encoded by the coding sequence ATGTTGGGACAACGAATGATATTACGGAACACTTATAGATTGACAGTTCCAAAACTGGTAATCCTACCAATTTGTCGAACAAATTATTccacatcatcatcatcgaaTAATCCATTCCCATTGAATGATAAAGAACGGAAACAAGCAAAGAAACAATCGCAATTACCTTGGTATAAACGATGGACTAATTATTCCAATTCggaacaatttcaaaataaaaccaTGCCAaaagtatatatatgtgcgtttgttgtttctttagTACCAATGTATTTTTATATGCGAGATAGATATCATGaagataaacaattgaaacataTTAATGCTAAATATGCTCAAGATCCTTCAAGTTTATCGGAATATGAATATTTAGtattaaaatcaatgaatcATCTGGAAAAATTACGTCcattagaattgaaaaaatataaaatctATCAATTAATGAGAAAAGAATTTCGACGTaagaatttatttaatCAAGAAATGTTCAATCCAACTCCAcaagaattaaatgattGGTATCAAAATCAAGTTAAATATGAACTGGCAAGTAAAGTTGTTCCGATATtagttgataaaattgattctaaaGATAAAATCAATGCTAATCCAGCGATTCAAAATGCTGAAGATACTACGGCATTTTATGATTCTAAAGCTAAAGAATATGATGATGCTGTGAAATGGGAAGAACGAGGTATATTTATGGGtagtaaaagaaaatggtTAATGAGTCAAGCTAAGGGGGATGTTTTAGAAGTTTCTTGTGGTACAGGGAGAAATATTCCTTATTTATACcttcaacaaattaaatcattgaCTTTTATTGATTCTGCTCGTAATATGGTAGAAGTTACTAAAGAGAAATTTAAAAAGGCATTCCctgaatttaaaaaagtCGCTTTTGCCGTGGGTAAAGCCGAAGATTTGAGTAATATTGCTCAAGATGTTAAATATGATACCATTGTTGAAGCCTTTGGATTATGTTGTCATGAAGATCCAGTTAAAGCATTACAAAATATGgctaaattattaaaaccAGGTGGGAGAATTGTATTATTAGAACATGGTAGAAGTAATTGGGGgtttattaataatcatTTAGATTTTAGAAGTGAAAAAAGAATGGAAACTTGGAAATGTCGATGGAATTTAGATATAGgtgaattaattgatgaagctGGTTTAGATATAACTAAAGAGAAAAGAGCTCATTTTAGTACAACTTGGATGGTGGTTGTTAAAAAACCAGAAGATCCAATTAATCCTGATGAAAAACCATTCTTAGATAAACTTTTTGGTAGAGAATCTAGAAAAGTACAAAAATCATAA
- the NUP84 gene encoding Nup84p (Ortholog(s) have structural constituent of nuclear pore activity) → MPIDLVTYDQNTSVEVQFSQALERYQLDKSNTSLTSPPSPFDFLQKFKNIAATQALQLGQELQNKNDSDSILREQFENWSLETKLWILVEELYSFRLSNPEENNVEIHEYSSLSLKQEKYLSTHPKLKELLIIINWIQQTTNNSNLNLANDYDANIEQTKWHNTKIAIETKEVNSLLNINKGIDKIVDKLDIDAPLRTNQIIDPKDQLIDSENYAIIYKLLLGGKIQEAIDYANNTGNFALALILVGGAQDYIDPVLDGIKDANISVASGIKHKLLWKETVYKLSQQKGLNDYERLIYNYLSGGDITENLKASKNSWEESLLLYAYQLLSYKLQSFILENNNSEESLSLAISIPKPQSDSIEEILNILSNANSEVSLESRNPLRIISGAIMIDKFESLIENLNQDLVNHNENILRILVHLSIFIAIIKPWGDDQSANLTAIITLYISMLSETNKSELIPVYLSFIPDEKDARETYSMILSSITDKEQQTRQLQAAKKLTQPFVNINEGKDNGDVNVNVNDNVNDNVNVDVDADADMVIVEDDDNNKLINVLRRTVERVMIETAPNYERQQNDPVIVKDDESSVDEIDFKLYRAVEWFYENQMYGDAINATIVVIRRFLINGKLASLKKFAKENNFKQLISDYDIETIGLKPEDDKDRKDGDRDRDGDGDEKITEDTKQELIEYTNFIEALKLIDDWKLFIIQGHPFKGSSVNSSLEKTEKVLKNILQNWLLELNNDNESPSPSSFSSSSTTIVQEFRILYIPYLIIELLTIYENARAQNWKYIKQAYQLINEVADDQSNDYLDCFIKSGRIKEFMAKCGELSIISCEQGITGIFSGTTKTTESI, encoded by the coding sequence ATGCCAATTGATTTAGTAACTTACGATCAAAATACCAGTGTTGAAGTCCAATTCTCACAGGCATTGGAACGATATCAATTAGACAAATCAAATACATCATTAACTTCACCTCCACTgccatttgattttttacaaaaatttaaaaatatagCAGCTACACAAGCATTACAATTAGGACAAGAATTACagaataaaaatgattCTGATAGTATTCTTAGagaacaatttgaaaattggaGTTTAGAAACAAAATTATGGATTCTTGTCGAAGAATTATATTCTTTTCGATTATCAAACccagaagaaaataatgtTGAAATTCATGaatattcatcattatcattaaagcaagagaaatatttatcaactCATCctaaattaaaagaattattaattattattaattggattcaacaaacaaccaataattcaaatttaaatttagcTAATGATTACGATGCCAACAttgaacaaacaaaatggcataatacaaaaattgccattgaaacaaaagaagTGAATTCACTtttaaatattaataaaggtattgataaaattgttgataaattagatATTGATGCTCCATTAAGAACAAATCAGATTATTGATCCTAAAGATCAACTAATTGATCTGGAAAATTATGCCATTATATATAAACTCCTTTTGGGTGGGAAAATTCAAGAAGCAATTGATTATGCCAACAATACGGGGAATTTTGCCCTTGCATTGATATTAGTTGGTGGGGCTCAAGATTATATAGACCCCGTATTGGATGGGATTAAGGACGCCAATATTCTGGTTGCTAGTGGGATTAAACATAAATTATTATGGAAAGAAACCgtttataaattatcacAACAAAAAGGGTTAAATGATTATGAAAGattgatttataattatcTAAGTGGAGGTGATATTACTGAAAATTTAAAGGCATCAAAGAATTCATGGGAAGAATCATTACTTTTGTATGcttatcaattattatccTATAAATTGCAATCCtttattttggaaaataataacagtGAAGAATCATTATCGTTGGCAATTTCTATTCCTAAACCTCAAtctgattcaattgaagaaatattaAATATCTTATCAAATGCCAATTCAGAAGTATCATTGGAAAGTCGTAACCCGTTAAGAATAATCAGTGGTGCTATTATGATagataaatttgaatctttgattgaaaatCTTAATCAAGATTTAGTTAAccataatgaaaatattcttAGAATATTAGTTCATTTATCTATTTTCATTGCAATTATAAAACCTTGGGGTGATGATCAACTGGCGAATTTGACTGCTATTATAACACTTTATATCTCAATGTTGTCTGAAACCAATAAATCTGAATTAATTCCAGtttatttatcatttattcctgatgaaaaagatgCTAGAGAGACTTATTCTATGATTCTTTCATCAATAACAGATAAGGAACAACAAACAAGGCAATTACAAGCAGCGAAAAAATTGACTCAACCTTTCGTGAATATCAATGAAGGCAAAGATAATGGGGATGTTAATGTTAATgttaatgataatgttaatgataatgttaatgttgatgttgatgctGATGCTGATATGGTGATAGTggaagatgatgataataataaattgattaatgtATTGAGAAGAACTGTGGAAAGAGTGATGATAGAAACGGCACCGAATTATGAACGTCAACAAAATGATCCTGTAATAGTTAAAGATGATGAATCTTcagttgatgaaattgattttaaattatatcGTGCTGTTGAATGGTTTtatgaaaatcaaatgtaTGGAGATGCCATTAATGCTACTATTGTAGTGATACGTcgatttttaattaatggGAAATTAGCtagtttgaaaaaatttgctaaagaaaataattttaaacaattgatatcTGATTATGATATAGAAACTATTGGGTTGAAACCAGAAGACGACAAAGATAGAAAGGATGGAGACAGAGACAGAGACGGAGACGGAGACGAAAAAATTACTGAAGATActaaacaagaattgataGAATATACTAATTTCATTGAAgcattaaaattaattgatgattggaaattatttataattcaaGGACATCCATTCAAGGGATCATCAGTAAATAGTTCATTAGAGAAGACTGAAAAAgtattgaagaatattttacaaaattgGTTACTTGAATTGAACAATGACAATGAAAGCCCTTcaccttcttctttttcttcttcttcaacaacaatagttCAAGAATTTAGAATTTTATACATTCcttatttgataattgaattaCTTACAATCTATGAAAATGCTAGAGCtcaaaattggaaatatattaaacaagcatatcaattgattaatgaaGTTGCCGATGATCAACTGAATGATTATTTAGATTGTTTTATAAAGAGTGGTCGtattaaagaatttatgGCTAAATGTGGAGAATTATCTATAATTTCTTGTGAACAAGGTATTACCGGTATATTTAGTGGTACTACAAAGACGACTGAAAGTATATAG
- the RPN6 gene encoding proteasome regulatory particle lid subunit (Putative 26S proteasome subunit; Hap43p-induced gene; regulated by Gcn2p and Gcn4p): MSGQQLLEEARKAVTNKQYDEAEIKYKQIINPSESSTSTTTTTTTTTTTAKQLQQQESAILELGKIYETLNEPTKLSDLIADSRSILGNFAKSKTAKIVKTLIEDFDKLSAKDEKSLDIQIDVTKSSMQWAIESKLSFLRQSLQLKLSDLLYQKKHHHEAIKIINELLREYKKLDDKSSLVEVQLLESKIYHALRNIPKAKAALTSARTSANSIYCPTILQAELDCQSGILNSEDKDYKTAFSYFYESFEGFNSQDDPRSIIVLKYMLLTKIMLNLIDDVNNILNNKNVIKYKSKDIDAMKSIAMAYSNRSLKEFENSLLTYANELKSDAIIKNHFNALYDNLLEQNLLKIIESYSCVELSHISKVIGLNLQQVEGKLSQMILDKVFYGVLDQGNGWLIIYDEPRKDAAYEASLELVKNLSNVVDLLYEKASSLN, from the coding sequence ATGTCTGGAcaacaattattagaagaagCTAGAAAAGCTGTAactaataaacaatatgaTGAAGcagaaattaaatataaacaaataatcaacCCATCTGAATCTTCCActtctactactactaccaccaccaccaccaccacaacggcaaaacaattacaacaacaagaaagtGCTATTTTAGAATTGGGTAAAATTTATGAAACTTTAAATGAACCTACTAAATTATCTGATTTAATTGCCGATTCTCGATCAATTTTAGGTAATTTTGCTAAATCGAAAACTGCCAAAATTGTTAAAACattaattgaagattttgataaattatcagCAAAAGATGAAAAATCTTTagatattcaaattgatgTTACTAAATCTAGTATGCAATGGGCTATTGAATCgaaattatcatttttaagACAATcattacaattgaaattgagtGATTTATTATATCAAAAGAAACATCATCATGAAGccattaaaattattaatgaattattaagagaatataaaaaattggatgataaatcatcattagtTGAAGTTCAATTATTAGAACTGAAAATTTATCATGCATTAAGAAATATTCCTAAAGCTAAAGCAGCATTAACTAGTGCAAGAACTTCAgctaattcaatttattgtCCGACAATTTTACAAGCAGAATTAGATTGTCAAAGTGGTATATTAAATTCTGAAGATAAAGATTATAAAACTgctttttcatatttttatGAAAGTTTTGAAGGGTTTAATAGTCAAGATGATCCAAGatcaataattgttttaaaatatATGTTATTAACGAAAATCATgttgaatttaattgatgatgttaataatattttaaataataaaaatgttattaaatataaatctaaagatattgatgctatgaaatcaattgctATGGCTTATTCAAATAGATCActtaaagaatttgaaaattcttTATTGACTTATGctaatgaattaaaatCTGATgcaattataaaaaatcattttaaTGCATTAtatgataatttattagaacaaaatttattgaaaattattgaaagttATAGTTGTGTGGAATTATCTCATATTTCTAAAGTTATTGGATTAAATTTACAACAAGTCGAAGGTAAATTATCACAAATGATTTTGGATAAAGTGTTTTATGGGGTTTTGGATCAAGGTAATGGATGGTTAATTATTTATGATGAACCAAGAAAAGACGCTGCTTATGAAGCTTCTTTAgaattggtgaaaaatttatctaatgttgttgatttattatatgAAAAGGCATCTTCATTAAATTAA
- the HRQ2 gene encoding Hrq2p (Protein of unknown function; mutants are viable; rat catheter and Spider biofilm induced), which produces MYSNKTEFLQIFTNNYYTPSNYTNVQTTIFIISISTLVFIYYFYWKVPTKNKTVSSDKPPLQTLKSSKLLYDKSKEYQPLKPTPVTDFQWDQIEPIKSYPFKNAEYKLTMGIRTLDPQDWLLIEPTYKSRIETKSKILNNNHPDYPSTKDLRSSTLFSTPEAILAIKEFYGIVMNYMCDKYPTCFKIQEDENLIYNLITNKKYPIPNSIDDVEFDSYQLQEFLAENIEEDFIILLKDPTRESEENGGNEYFFKAGVFAFAAGFNPIDRFNTPLSFIHHPIPGYESKLKISMNRFFNRLSPGQFVTRSNFSIQTHNKFYVDDSNKGYHNPKGGDVLESLKFEDLDFENQVHYRSERQVLTKLPKSGAIVFTIRTYLLPLAQIKSEGKEVCDRLIGAIKGFPKDIAHYKRSDEWGEAVIQYLSK; this is translated from the coding sequence atgtACTCCAATAAAACTGAATTTTTACAAATATTCACTAACAATTATTACACCCCAAGTAATTATACAAATgtacaaacaacaatatttatcatttcaatttcaactcTAGTATTTATATACTATTTTTACTGGAAGGTTCCAACTAAAAACAAGACCGTCAGCAGTGATAAACCCCCATTGCAAACCTtaaaatcttcaaaattattatatgacaaatcaaaagaatATCAACCATTAAAACCCACACCTGTGACAGATTTCCAATGGGATCAAATAGAACCAATAAAATCATATCCTTTCAAAAATGctgaatataaattaacCATGGGGATTCGTACTTTAGATCCTCAAGATTGGTTATTAATTGAACCAACTTATAAATCACGAATTGAAACTAAATCTAAAAttcttaataataatcaccCTGATTATCCATCTACAAAAGATCTTCGATCATCGACATTATTTTCTACTCCGGAAGCCATTCTTgcaattaaagaattttatGGAATTGTCATGAATTATATGTGTGATAAATATCCCActtgtttcaaaatacaagaagatgaaaatttgatttataatttgatcaccaataaaaaatacCCTAtaccaaattcaattgatgatgttgaatttgattcttatcaattacaagaatttttagctgaaaatattgaagaagatttcatcattttattaaaagatCCAACTAGAGAATCAGAAGAAAATGGTGGtaatgaatattttttcaaagctGGAGTGTTTGCGTTTGCTGCTGGATTTAATCCTATTGATAGATTTAATACtccattatcatttattcATCATCCTATTCCTGGTTatgaatcaaaattgaaaatatccATGAAtagatttttcaatagaTTATCACCAGGTCAATTTGTCACCAGActgaatttttcaattcaaactcataataaattctatgttgatgattctaATAAAGGTTATCATAATCCTAAAGGTGGTGATGTTCTTGAACTGttgaaatttgaagatttggattttgaaaatcaagTACATTATAGAAGTGAAAGACAAGTATTAACAAAATTACCTAAATCAGGTGCAATTGTGTTTACAATTAGAACTTATCTTTTACCGTTGGCTCAAATTAAAAGTGAGGGTAAAGAAGTTTGTGATAGATTAATTGGTGCTATAAAAGGATTTCCTAAAGATATAGCTCATTATAAACGTTCTGATGAATGGGGCGAAGCAGTTATTCAATACCTATctaaataa
- a CDS encoding uncharacterized protein (Ortholog(s) have phosphatidylinositol-3-phosphate binding activity, role in CVT pathway, early endosome to Golgi transport, macroautophagy, mitophagy and endosome, extrinsic component of membrane, pre-autophagosomal structure localization) — protein sequence MSSVLRNQDNPPTISEVSSTTKENTDNSNSKQEEKEKEKEISSTIENPTFVDDEEDNNPFSHHGEGLTSFMTANSFNEGPNTKSDKRTTKENNNSSSNNNRGDNNDDDDDDSLLLYNTSNNNKSNNVSRVNPMLKSTGEVFKTVNMNFESRVTKLLKPNTKIRIQITEAGNSNEGMSNSSKKYTVYTIKLINLEDPNNDILTRRRYSDFESLRDVLTKIFPLIVIPPIPPKNYFDFSMLNGLVGSNHENSSLSVAGSNGNSGGSGGGGASGGAGSGSGNGSIITSPKTYSYINSTHLTKGKLIEHRKRLLTNFLNNCLEIKQIRSLEFFAKFLDPNANWGDEIALIQSQLPKSIYLSNPENGLKTDPIYSNLPNPSNKNTISFFKDNKKKLTKKTNKLLSNGSENHDIGVGGGGGSIGNGGNGVNGNGTNSQSQYIANTSMLDDINKRIMENYIGLSNDYSKLGSTFNSFSLILAETTTTTTTGVSSATKKSNDNELNLIFDKIGQVFDRSYITINSLIGELETKFSEPLGEIVQYTSIIHYVAKYQSKKIKQKSMLDNEIKDKRKTLEDLLKIERESNRIENAINSQVKPKNGKYNLEQQQSSTVSPAPPPGPPPSSSSSSSSSSKFKFPSFKKITQYVSEIIDQNPEVTRKQKITNLQEKIQILEKCQNIMLADLSFITDEVNKNIQSFQKRQLKMIYKILLLYNKQLIGWAKKNIDIWEEVRDEIAKM from the coding sequence atgTCTTCTGTTTTAAGAAATCAAGACAATCCTCCTACTATTTCCGAAGTTTCATCCACTACCAAAGAGAATACAGATAATTCTAATTCCAAACAAGAGGAGAAGGAGAAGGAGAAGGAGATATCATctacaattgaaaatccCACATTTGTtgacgatgaagaagataataATCCATTTTCACACCATGGTGAAGGATTAACTAGTTTTATGACAGCAAACAGTTTCAATGAAGGACCAAATACCAAATCAGATAAAAGAActacaaaagaaaataataacagcagcagcaacaacaaccgaGGTGACAACAACgatgacgacgatgacGATTCTTTACTATTATATAATACATCAAATAACAATAAGAGCAACAATGTTTCTAGAGTCAATCCAATGTTAAAGTCGACAGGAGAAGTTTTCAAGACAGTGAATATGAATTTTGAAAGTAGAGTAaccaaattattaaaaccAAATACAAAGATTAGAATACAAATTACTGAAGCTGGCAATTCCAATGAAGGAATGTCTAATCTGCTGAAGAAATATACTGTTTACACTatcaaattaattaatttagaGGATcctaataatgatattcTAACAAGGAGAAGATATAGCGATTTTGAAAGCTTACGAGACGTATTAACGAAAATATTCCCACTTATTGTTATACCACCAATTCCTCCTaagaattattttgatttttcaatgttgAATGGATTAGTGGGGAGTAATCATGAAAATTCATCACTTTCAGTTGCTGGTTCAAATGGTAatagtggtggtagtggcGGTGGAGGTGCTAGTGGCGGAGCAGGTAGTGGAAGTGGCAATGGATCTATTATTACCAGTCCTAAAACTTATTCTTATATCAATTCCACTCATTTGACTAAAggaaaattaattgaacaTCGGAAAAGattattaacaaattttttaaataattgtCTTGAGATAAAACAAATACGAAGTTTAGAATTTTTTGCCAAATTTTTAGATCCTAATGCTAATTGGGGTGATGAAATTGCTTTAATTCAAAGTCAATTACCAAAATCTATTTATCTACTGAATCCAGAAAATGGATTAAAAACTGATCCCATATATTCTAATCTACCCAATCcatcaaacaaaaatacaatatcttttttcaaagataataaaaagaaattgacgAAAAAAACCAACAAGTTGTTGAGTAATGGTAGTGAAAATCATGatattggtgttggtggtggcggtggTAGTATTGGGAATGGTGGAAATGGCGTAAATGGTAATGGTACTAATTCTCAAAGTCAATACATTGCCAATACATCAATGTTGGATGATATAAACAAGCGAATCATGGAGAATTATATTGGGTTATCTAAtgattattcaaaattagGTAGTACATTTAATTCCTTTTCATTGATATTAGctgaaacaacaaccacaacaaccacaGGGGTACTGTCTGCTACTAAGAAaagtaatgataatgaattgaatttaatttttgataaaattggaCAAGTTTTTGACAGGTCATACATtacaatcaattctttgatTGGGGAATTAGAAACAAAGTTTTCTGAACCACTTGGAgaaattgttcaatataCAAGTATTATACATTACGTTGCcaaatatcaatcaaaaaaaataaagcaGAAATCAATGTTagataatgaaataaaagATAAACGGAAAACTTTGGaagatttgttgaaaatagaACGGGAATCCaatagaattgaaaatgctATAAATTCCCAAGTTAAACCTAAAAACGGTAAATATAATCTTGAACAACAGCAACTGTCAACAGTATCGCCTGCACCACCACCTGGACCACCTCCATCATCTtcgtcttcatcttcttcatcatcgaAATTCAAATTCCCTAGTTTCAAGAAAATCACTCAATATGTCAGTGAAATTATCGATCAAAACCCTGAAGTCActagaaaacaaaaaataactaatttacaagaaaaaatacaaattcTAGAGAAATGTCAGAATATAATGTTGGCagatttatcatttataaCTGATGAAgtcaataaaaatattcaatcatttcaaaaaagacaattgaaaatgatttataAAATCTTGTTACTTTATAATAAACAACTTATTGGTTGggcaaagaaaaatatagaTATTTGGGAAGAAGTTCGAGATGAAATTGCAAAGATGTAA